A window of Peromyscus eremicus chromosome 7, PerEre_H2_v1, whole genome shotgun sequence contains these coding sequences:
- the Htr3b gene encoding LOW QUALITY PROTEIN: 5-hydroxytryptamine receptor 3B (The sequence of the model RefSeq protein was modified relative to this genomic sequence to represent the inferred CDS: inserted 1 base in 1 codon), which produces MILLWSCLLVAAVGVPGTATPHAKASSLHRLTRQLLQQYHKDVRPVYNWAEATTVYLDFCVHAVLDVDVQNQKLKTSVWYREVTDSPSLSAFWNDEFLSWNSSQFDEIQEISLPLSAIWAPDIIIMSCKCSGVVDLERSPDLPYVYVNSSGTISNHKPIQVVSACSLQTYAFPXDIQNCSLTFNSMLHTVEDIDLGFLRNREDIENDKRVFLNDSEWQLLSVSSTYHILRSSVGNFAQIRFNVVIRRCPLAYVVSLLIPSIFLMLVDLGSFYLPPNCRARIVFKTNVLVGYTVFRVNMSDEVPRSAGCTSLIGVFFTVCMALLVLSLSKSILLIKFLHEERHSGHERPLLCLRGDADADEPGLYPRAPSAETTEPPVRQEHQVQPDTLKEVWLQLQSINNSLRTRDQVYQKDVEWLAILYHFDQLLFRIYLAVLGLYTVTLCTLWALWSI; this is translated from the exons ATGATTCTTCTGTGGTCCTGCCTCCTGGTGGCTGCTGTAG GTGTCCCAGGCACCGCGACACCCCATGCGAAGGCTTCCTCTCTGCATCGTCTCACTAGGCAGCTCTTACAGCAGTATCACAAGGATGTCAGGCCCGTTTACAACTGGGCTGAGGCCACCACTGTCTACCTGGACTTTTGTGTTCATGCTGTATTGGATGTG gATGTACAGAATCAAAAATTAAAGACAAGTGTGTGGTACCGAGAGGTAACtgattctccttccctctctgcaT TTTGGAATGATGAgtttttgtcctggaactctagccAATTTGATGAGATTCAAgaaatctctctccctctcagtgCCATCTGGGCCCCTGATATCATCATTATGAGTTGTAAGTGTTCTGGGGT tgtgGACCTTGAAAGATCTCCTGACCTTCCCTATGTATATGTGAACTCCTCTGGAACCATTAGTAACCACAAGCCCATCCAGGTGGTCTCTGCATGCAGTTTGCAGACGTATGCTTTTC TTGATATCCAGAATTGCAGTCTCACCTTCAATAGCATGCTGCATACAG TGGAAGACATAGACCTGGGCTTCCTGAGGAACAGAGAAGACATCGAGAATGACAAAAGGGTGTTTCTGAATGACAGTGAGTGGCAACTTCTGTCAGTGTCCTCCACATACCACATCCTGCGGAGCAGCGTTGGAAACTTCGCTCAGATTCGGTTTAAC GTGGTGATTCGCAGATGCCCGTTGGCCTATGTTGTGAGCCTCTTGATTCCCAGCATCTTCCTGATGCTCGTGGACCTGGGGAGCTTCTATCTGCCCCCCAACTGCCGTGCAAGAATTGTGTTCAAGACCAATGTGCTGGTGGGCTACACAGTCTTCAGGGTCAACATGTCTGATGAGGTGCCAAGGAGTGCAGGGTGCACGTCTCTCATTG GGGTCTTCTTTACAGTCTGCATGGCCCTTTTGGTTCTCAGCTTATCCAAGTCCATCTTGTTGATCAAATTCCTCCACGAGGAGCGACACAGTGGGCACGAACGGCCTCTTCTTTGCCTTCGAGGAGACGCTGATGCTGATGAGCCTGGCTTGTACCCCAGGGCTCCGAGTGCTGAGACAACAG AGCCCCCAGTCCGTCAGGAGCACCAGGTTCAGCCGGATACCCTGAAGGAAGTTTGGCTCCAGCTCCAATCCATCAACAACTCCCTCCGAACTCGGGATCAGGTTTACCAGAAGGATGTGGAGTGGCTGGCCATCCTGTACCACTTCGATCAGCTGCTCTTCCGAATCTACCTTGCTGTGCTGGGGCTCTATACTGTCACCTTGTGCACTCTCTGGGCATTGTGGAGCATATGA